The Corynebacterium atypicum genome contains the following window.
TTAAGCCTGTGGCCAAGGAAAATGTGACCTCGCTGACGTCTGGACAGTCAAGTGTGCGCGCAACCGTAATGTATGCTGTTGATCTCTTGGGTTAAATAGAGAAATTGGTCACTTATAGGGAAATTGCCTGACCTAGGTAGTATTAACCCGTGTCTCACACAGCGTCGCTCACTCCGCAGAAGCATCGCCGCCCCGGCCACCACCCGGCCGCGCGCGGCACGGAAACCGCACTAGGGCGTACCCGCCGGGCGCGCAGGATCAACCGGACGCTTGCGGCCTGCTACCCGGGCGCCCACGCCGAGTTGGACTTTAACAACGCGTTCGAGCTGCTCATCGCCACCGTGCTGTCCGCCCAGACCACCGATAACCGCGTCAACTCCGTGACCCCCGAGCTCTTCGCCGCGTATCCCACGCCGGAGGACTTAGCGCTAACCGATCCCGAGGACGTGGCGCGGATCATCCGGCCCACCGGGTTCTACAACGCCAAGGCCAGGAACATCGTCGGGCTGGCCAATCGCCTGGTCGACGATTTCGGCGGCGAAGTGCCCCGCCAGATTGCAGACCTGGTCAGCCTGCCCGGGGTCGGACGCAAGACGGCGCACGTGGTCCGCGGCAACGCCTTCGGGCTTCCCGGGCTCACGGTGGACACCCACTTTGGCCGGCTCGCCCGCAGGTTCGCGCTGACCGAGAACACCGACCCGGTGCGCGTGGAAGAGGACGTGGCGCAGCTGATCGAAAGAAGCGAATGGACGATGTTCTCGCACCGCATGATCTTCCACGGCCGAAGGGTCTGCCATGCCCGCAAACCCGCCTGCGGGGCCTGCCCCGTCGCCTACGACTGCCCGGACTACGGGGTGAGCGGGCCCACGGACCCAGAGGCTGCGGCGCGGCTGGTCACCGGCGCCGAGCGCGAGCACATCCTGGAACTCGCCGGGATCGAGGAGGCCTGATGCGCGGACGCGGACACCTCGTCGCCTTCACCATCGCGGCGGTATTAAGCTTGGTCGTCGTGGCCATCGCGGCCGCAAGCCTGCTGGGCGCCTCCGGCGATGCGGGCCATGCGGGCCCTGAAGGCGGCGTCGGAAATAACAGCGCAAGCTCGAGCGAAGGCGGCGCCCTGGTCGGCTCCGCCCCGCACGACGGCCGCTCCACCCGCCCTGAGTGCCCAGGCGGCGGCGTCGTGGCCGGGGTTGAGCTCGACTGCCTCGAGGCCGAGGCGCGTCCGCAGCCCACCGGCCCGGAGCAGCTCACGGTAGCCAACGTGTGGGCGTGGTGGTGCGGACCGTGCCGCGAGGAGCTGCCCGTCGTCGCCGAACTGGCGCGCCGTCACCCGGAGATCAACGTGGTGGGCGTTCACGCGGACCCGGACGCGGCACAGGCCTCTAGCCTGCTCACCGAACTCGGAATCGACCTGCCCAGCTACCAAGACCCGCGGGGCGCCTTCAAAGCCGGCACCGGCATTCCCGGCGTCGTTCCCGTTACCGTGCTCGTCCGCGGCGACTCGGTAGAAAAGATCCTGCCCGCCGCCTACACCTCGGTGGCCAAGCTGGAGCGAGACCTCGGCCTCGAGGCGACCGAGGATGCGCAATGACCCCCAACGCGGAAAGTAAGCCCTGGCCCGGTGCGGACCACCCGGGCGTGAACACCGAGCTGCACCCGGATGCCGCGCCCAGCTGGCTGCGCCCGCTGGCCAACTCTCTGGTGGGCGAGCATCCGGCCCCCAGCGCGGAGTTCGAGCGGCGCCGCGCCCGCGCGAGTGCACACCCGGCGCCCCGGCAGGCCCGCGAGGAGCAGCAAAGCGCGGCTCAACAACAAGGCTCCGCGCGGCAGGGCTTTCGGGGGCAGCCCAGCGGCAGCCAGGCCGGGGCAGCCGTCCTCATCGCCCTGGCCGGCAGCAGCCCCGATACGGCGCGCGTGCTGCTCACCCACCGCTCGCCCGGCATGCGCTCGCACGCCGGACAGATCGCCTTTCCCGGCGGGCGGATCGACTCACAGGACGTCAACCCCGTCGACGCGGCACTGCGCGAGGCCTGGGAAGAAACCGGGCTCGACCGGGCCGCTGTGACCCCCATAGCCCAGCTCGACGCCTTGACGGTTACCCGGTCCGCGCGCCCGATCTTTCCGGTGATAGCCCACTGGCACAGCCCCGCGCGAGTGGGCGTGGCCAGCCCCCGAGAAACTGATCACGTCTTTACCGCAAACCTAGCCGAACTCGCCCAAGCCAGCCGGCGCATGACCGTCACCTGGCGCAGCCACACGGGCCCGGCCTTCCGCTGCAACGGCTACGTGATCTGGGGTTTTACAGCCGCGGTGCTCGCCGGAATCCTCGAGCTCGGCGGCTGGGCAAAGCCCTGGAACCGCGAGCCCGCCGTTGCGCTAGAAGAAGCTCTGGCATCCTCGCGCAACAACGAGCCGCCGCGCTAAGGTGCAATAAGTTAAGCAAACCCCGCGCGCTCTAGGAAGACCATTTTCGTGACAGCAGGACTCGTCGTCGACGCCCTCGTGGTGCTCGCCGCCATCTCCGGGGCGATCGCAGGCTGGCGGCAGGGCGCCTTCTCCGCCGTGCTGTCGACGCTGGGGGTCGCCTCCGGGCTCGTGATCAGCGCCGTCGTCATCCCGCTGCTACTGCCCACCACCGACTCGGTGGGCCTGCGCTTCCTCATCACCATCGGCGTGCTCATGCTGCTCGTCGTGTTGGGCAACGTCGCCGGGTCAGTCGTCGGCTTCCAGCTGCGCATGAAGTTCTCGCTGCGCGCCGACTCGACCATCGGCGCCATCTTCCAGGCGGTGACCGTCTTGGTCGTCGCCTGGCTCATCTCGTTGCCGCTGGCCACGGGCCTTGGCGGGCCGGTAGCCGGAGGCGTGCACAACTCGCGGGTGCTCGGTGCCGTGGATCGGGCTACCCCGGACTCCTGGAACCGGCTGCCCGCGCAGATCTCTGCGCTACTCAACGAATCCGGTCTTCCGCCGCTGACTCCCTTGGAGCCCGAGCAGGCCCCCGAGGTCGAAGCACCCCGCATCGAAGTCTCCGACCCGGAGCTGGTTGAAAGCATGCGGCCCAGCGTCATCCACGTGCTTGGCGACGCCACCTCGTGCCAGCGCCGGCTTCTCGGCTCCGGGTTCGTGGTAGCCCCGGACTACGTGCTCACCAACGCGCACGTGGTCGCGGGCACAGACACCGTGCGGCTCGACACGATGGTGGGCCTGCGCGATGCGGACGTGGTCTACTACGACCCAGAGGTGGACCTGGCCGTCCTCCACGTGCCGGACCTGGGCCTTGAGCCGCTCGAGTGGGCCAGCGAGCCCGCGGTGAGCGGGCAAGACACGATCGTCATGGGCTTTCCGGCCTCCGGGCCCTTCGAGGCCGCCCCAGCCCGGGTGCGCAGCAAGCTCACGATCGCCGGACCAAACATCTACGCCAGCGGGCGCGTCGAGCGGGAGGCCTACACGGTGCGCGGCTCAATCCGCGAGGGTAACTCCGGCGGGCCGATGACCGGCCTCGACGGGCGGGTCCTCGGCGTGGTCTTCGGCGCCTCGCTCGATGAATCAGATACCGGCTACGTGCTCACGGCCGCGGAAGTCAACGAGCGGGTAGGCGATGTGACCGCCTACACGGAACCCGTGGGAACGGGGGAGTGCGTGCTGCGCTAGGGCTGCGCTCCGGAGGCTAGCTGAGGTGGGCGCGCACCTGGGCGTCGACAAGCTGTGCGAAGGCCTCGGGAGCCTCGACGTGCGGTAGCCGCGCCGTGCCCGGCACCCCGGTGACGTGGAAGGGGCCAGTGGCGCGGCGGCGGGCCCGCTGCGCCAGCCGCTGCCAACGCCGCTGCGCCGGCTGGATCAGCACCACCGGACACGAGACCTTGCGGCGGAGCCAGGAGGCCGGAACCACGGCGGCGACGAGACGAGAAAAATGGCTCACCGCGGGCGTTGTCGCAGAAATACGCATCGCCTCCTGGCGCAGCTGAAGAGCGCGCGCAAAATCGGGCGAGGAGCGGAAATCCGGGCCCGTCCACAGCCGCATGATCTGCTTCTGCAGCCAGTTGCTCGCCCCGGCGGGCAGATAACCAATACCGGGCAGACGCGAGATCACCAGCCGGGCCCAGGTGGCGGCGAAGCGCCAGGGAGTAGCGACCAGCGCGCGGCGCAGATCAGTGGGAAAGCACGCGCTGATGGAGACGAGGGCGCGCACCGACTCCGGGGCGGCCGCCGCCGTGGTCCACGCCACCGCGCCGAAAGAATCCGCGCCCACCAAGACCGCGCTATCGTAGCCCAGCGCGCGCACCAGGCCCGTGACGTCGCCAACGGCGATGCGCAGCGCGTTCCCGGCGTCCGCCGGGGGTTTATCAGACATCCCGTAGCCGCGGGCGTCGACGGCAACCACGTACCAACCCCGCTCGGCGAGCGGCGCAATGGCCTGCGCGAAGTCGAACCAGCCGCCGAAGGCGTCGTGAAGCAAAAGCAGCAACGGGTCCGTGCGCCGGCCGGCGCGCACCACGTGCAGGCGCACCCCACGCAAATGCACAAAGTCATGGACAAACGGGCCCGAAAGCTCCACCGTGGAGGGCGGCAGCGGGTGCTGGCGTTGGCTTGGGCTTCGGCGGCGGCCCACACGAAAGCCGCCGCGGGAAGACGCGGCGGCAAACGGATGAAGAGCCATGAAGGGTAGACGGCCGAGTTAGCTGTACATGCCGCGCTGCGAGCCCTCGAGCTTCTGCTGCGCCTTACCCGGCACCAGGTGCTTGAGCTCGCCGACAGAATCGATCGTGTGCTTAGGCGCGCCGATCTTCTTCACCTTCCGCCAGCCGACGAGGGCTAGCACGGCCGCCAGAGCCAGCATGACGAGGAACACGATGAGGAAGGCGGCCCACCACGGCAGCCAAACGGCGATCAACGCGGCCAAAAAGAAGAAAAAGAAGAACGAACTGTACAACGCGATAGTGCCGGCCACCCCAAACAACCCGCCGCCGATGGCGCCCTTCTTGGCCTCTTGGGCCAGCTCGGTCTTGGCGAGCTCCAGCTCGGAGCGAAACAGCGAGGACATCTGGGCGGTCGCGTTGCTGACCAGCGTGCCAATGGACTGCTGGCCGGTCGAGGCGTCGACATCACTCAAAGGAATGCTGTCCGCGCGCGGGGCGAAATCGTCCGTACCGTCAGTAAAGAGACCGTCCTGCTTGCTCACGTTGGGTTCCTCCCGTTGGGGCCTTAAGTAGTAACTAGTTTCAATCGTGCCACGAAACCGCCGCCCGCGCCCAGGCGGGTGACATTATTTACCCAACACCTTAGTCCCCGGAATGAAGGCGGGGTCAGCTGCCTAGGTCGCGGCGTTTCGACCACCACCAGCCGCCGGCCGTGACTGCGGCTATGGCGGCGACGATGCCGGTGCCGATTCCTACCTCGCGGGCCGTGGGGGCGGTGAAAAGCGGTTCCGGATTCTTAAAGGTGCGGATCTCCCAGCCCTCCTTGAGGGCGCGCTTCTTCAGCATCCGATCCGGGTTGACTGCCACTGGGTTGCCCACGGCGCTCAGCATCGACGAGTCGGTATCGGAGTCGGTGTACGCGTAGCTGGCCGACAGGTCGTAGTGGCGGCTTTGCGCCAGTTTGGCGATCGAGGCCGCTTTAGAGGCGCCCTTGTTGTACCGCAGAATCTCGCCGGTGTAGCGGCCATCTTTGACCTCGAGCTGAGTGGCCACGACGTCATAAACCCCCAGCTCCTGCGCGATCGGGCGCACCAGGTCCTCGGCCGAGGCGGAGACGATGATGACGTCGTGGCCGGCCTGCTGGTGGAAGCGGATCAGCTCCCGGGCTTCGGCGTAGATGGTGGGCACGAGGACGGTGTGCAGCGTCTCTTCGGTGATCTTGCGGACGTCGCTTTCCTGCCATCCGGAAATGAGATTGGTCAGCTGGTCTCGGGTGGTGTCCATCTGCTCCCCGGACATACCGGAGATCATGAAGGTCGTCTTGGCCAGCGTCATCTGCAGCGCCTCGACCGGCGTGATCATGCCTTTGTGCAGGAACTCGCGGCCGAAGGCAAACGTAGAGGAGGTGGCGATGATCGTCTTGTCCAGGTCGAAGAACGCCGCGACGCGGCCAGACGGCCGGGGCCGAAGGGAGCGGCCTACGCCGTGGGGTGTCGACGTCATGGTGACAGTCTAACGATTTCACGCGTTAAGGGTCTGTCTTGCAGCCTGCGCAGATCGTGTGTCATAATGAGGGCGCAAGGCCCCGATATACTGTGTGGCCTGCCCTGGCCCTCCCCCCGAGGCCGGGTTACTGACGGCCCGCGCACACCCCCCGAGGCGCGGGCCGTCCCTTATGCGCGGGCGGGGTTATCCACAAAGTGCGTTGACGTGTACGCAAAATCGCGAGTTATCCACAGGATCGCATCGTCCGCCAGCGCGGGTGGCGGCCTTCCGGCAACACTCGGAGCCATGAGAACAAGCGAAGACCGCGACCGGTTCATCCTGGTGGCCGTTGCCGATCCCATCGCGCATCCGGAGGCGATCCACATTGCCGCTGCCACCGGTCACCCGGTCGTCGACGCCACCGACGATCGCGCAGCGGCCGAGCACGCGCAGGCCATGCTCCGCTATCTGGCCCGCGCGGCCGCAGTGATTATCGACGCCCCGGCTGCGGATCGCTTCGCCGAGGCCGCCGAGCTGGTCGAGGGGCAGGCCCTGCAGGCCCGCGGCGAGGTGTTTGCGGTAGCCGCAGACCCGGGCCCGGCCCCACGGTTGAGCATCGGGCACACGCAGTGCGCCGGCTTCGTCATCCCTGCGCAGTCGCCGGAGTTGCTCGCGGCAGTGGGGGCGTCGGTAGCGCGCAGAAAAGAGGCCGAGCGCGCGGTAGCCGGCGATTCTCGGCGGCACAGGGCTGGCCGCGATGGCTACAGAGGAGCGCCGATCGCGCTCGTCGTCGGGTTTCTCGGCGCGGGCGGGGGTGCGGGTACGAGCACGTTGGCGGTGGCCGTTGCCCGGCACGCCGCGCGGGACAAGGCGGTTGCGCTTGTCGACGCCGCGCCGGATTCCGGCGGGCTTGACCTGCTCGTCGGATGCGAGGATCGCCCCGGGGCGCACTGGGAGGACCTCGACTTTACGCACGGGGAGGTTCCCGGCGAGGACCTGCTGGCTGCGCTGCCGAAGACGCGGGAGAAGCTGGCCGTGCTCTGCGCGACGCGTTCGGCGCTCACTGCGCACTCGCCGGTCGATGCTGCTGGCCTGATCTGTGCGGTGCGGTCGTTGCGAGCCGCTGCGCAAGTGGTGGTGCTCGACCTGCCGTCGACTGGGCCGTTGGTGGGCGCCGGCGTCGATGTGTGCGATCTGGTGATCGTCGTCGTTCCGGCAGAGGTACGCGCGGCTGCTGCGGCGGTTCGAATGTGCGCGCGCCTTAACGCGCGCCGTACGCGCAGCCGGGTGGTGGTCCGCCACCGCCAGTGGTCCAGCCTCTCGGTTGCGGACGTGGAGTCGCTGGTGGATGCGCCAGTGATAGCGGAGCTGCCCACGGTTCGCGGGGTGGCCCGCCAAGCAGAGCTCGGTGGCCTGTCGAGGCTGCCGCGTGGGCTCAGCAGAGTAGCTGAGCTGGTGCTCGACGATGTTGCGGGGGCAGCGGGATAACCATGGTCGATATCACTGCGGGATCTCTGGGCGTACGGGACGGGTACCAGGATGTGATCGCCCGGGTGCAAGCCCGCCTGGCCAAAGAATCCGAGCTAGGCCATGACCTGTTGGTGGATCCGGCTCGCACGGCGGCGGCGATCCGCAAAGAGGCCGGCGTGATTGCAGATGCTGACGTCTTGGCGATCCTCAGGCGCCTACGCGAAGAGGCGGTCGGCGCAGGGGTTTTGGAACCGGTGATCAACGCCCCGGACGTGACCGACGTTGTGGTCAACGGGCCTTCCGAGGTCTTCCTGGACCGGGGCAGCGGCCTCGAGCGAGCCGCGGTCACCTTCGCTGACGATCACGAGGTGCGCCGCCTAGCCACCCGGCTCGTTAACGGCTCGGGGGGGGCCGCCTGGATGAGGCGGCGCCTTATGCAGACGCGCGCTTCGTGCGTGCCGACGGCGCAATAGTCCGCGTGCACGCCGTGCTTTCACCACCGGCTGCGAACGCGACATTGTTGAGCCTGCGCGTGCTCCGGCAGGCGCGACTGCACTTAGCCGACTTGGTAGCACGCCAGACGGTACCGCTTGCGGCAGCGGATCGGCTGCGCGAGCTTGTCGAGCGCAAAGAAAGCTTCCTTGTCGTCGGCGGGACCGGCTCGGGTAAGACGACACTGCTGTCTGCGCTGCTCGGAGAGTGTCCCGCAGCCGAGCGAATCGTGGTGATCGAAGACACCGCGGAGCTCAACCCCGAGCATCCGCACGTGGTGGCCATGACGTCCCGGAGGGCGAACGTGGAGGGCCGCGGCGAGATCACGCTGAGCGATCTGGCGCGCCAGGCGTTGCGGATGCGCCCGGACCGGTTGATCGTCGGGGAGATCCGCGGCGCAGAGATCGTCGACATGCTCGCGGCGATGAACACGGGCCACGACGGCGGCGCCGGAACCCTGCACGCTAACTCGCTGCAGGAGGTGCCGGCGCGGATCGAGGCGTTGGCCGCCATGGGCGGCCTCGACCGCGGCGCCACCCACGCTCAGCTCGCGGCTGCTATCCGCACAGTGCTGGTCATGCGCAGGAACCGCGGAGGTCAGCGCGAGCTCGCGCAGATCGGTCGCGCGCGACTGGGAAGCCGGCGACTCGTCAGTTTCGAGCCTGTGTGGGAGGCCGAAGATGAGCGGTGAAGCAAGGCTCGCGTGTGTCCTGCTCGGGTTGGCTGCTGGGTGGGTGCGGCTGTTCTCATGCCCGCGGCCCGCCGGACGTCTCAACCGGATCGGCCAGGCACGCGGCCGGTTGGCCTCTGGGGCAGGCAAACTCGCCGCGGCGCTGACCGGCCTGGCGGGGCTGGCGGTGATTGCCCGGGCCGGGCAGCTGGCCGCAGCGGTGGCGGCGACGGTAGCTGCCATCACCGCCACCGTGTGGCTGCGCGGGTGGCGAACCAGCCGGGAGAAAGCGGTAGAGCAGCGGGCCTACGCCGCTTTTTTCGGCGCGCTGGGCGGCTACTTGGAAGCGGGCGCTGTGCCGGCCCGGGCGGTAGAGAAAGCCGCGCAGAGCGTCGAGGCGAAACACCGGAAGTACGCCGTGAAACTCGCCCGCATGCTCGTCCAGGGGACACCTCGGCGAGTGCTCCCGAGGCGCGGCTGTGGCACGTGGCAGGCGCCTACGGGCTGCCCACGGCCGCGCTCGTGGAACAGATCCGCGAGCGCATCGAAAGGCAGCAGCGCCACCGTGAGACCACCAAGGCCGCGCTGAACGGGGCTCAGTCGACTGCGTTTGTACTTGCGCTTCTCTACCGCTGGCTGGCATCGCGCTTGGATCGGGGATGTCTGCGCACCCCCTGGGCGTGTTATTCGGTGGCGGGATCGGCGGGGTGCTGTTGGTCGCCGGGGTCAGCCTCATTTGTGCCGGGCTGATGTGGTCGCGGGCGATCATCAAGAAAGCGGGAGGCCAGCCGTGAGCATCGCACTATTTCTTGTTGCACTTGCCTGCGTGGCGGTATTCCCGCCGCCGATCGACCGCCTCGCTGACGTTTCGGCGCGGCCGCGCGACGGCCCGAAGCCGGAGTCCGGTAGGAGTCCCGGTGGCGTGGCCGGCACCTGGGTG
Protein-coding sequences here:
- the nth gene encoding endonuclease III, with the protein product MSHTASLTPQKHRRPGHHPAARGTETALGRTRRARRINRTLAACYPGAHAELDFNNAFELLIATVLSAQTTDNRVNSVTPELFAAYPTPEDLALTDPEDVARIIRPTGFYNAKARNIVGLANRLVDDFGGEVPRQIADLVSLPGVGRKTAHVVRGNAFGLPGLTVDTHFGRLARRFALTENTDPVRVEEDVAQLIERSEWTMFSHRMIFHGRRVCHARKPACGACPVAYDCPDYGVSGPTDPEAAARLVTGAEREHILELAGIEEA
- a CDS encoding alpha/beta fold hydrolase; this encodes MALHPFAAASSRGGFRVGRRRSPSQRQHPLPPSTVELSGPFVHDFVHLRGVRLHVVRAGRRTDPLLLLLHDAFGGWFDFAQAIAPLAERGWYVVAVDARGYGMSDKPPADAGNALRIAVGDVTGLVRALGYDSAVLVGADSFGAVAWTTAAAAPESVRALVSISACFPTDLRRALVATPWRFAATWARLVISRLPGIGYLPAGASNWLQKQIMRLWTGPDFRSSPDFARALQLRQEAMRISATTPAVSHFSRLVAAVVPASWLRRKVSCPVVLIQPAQRRWQRLAQRARRRATGPFHVTGVPGTARLPHVEAPEAFAQLVDAQVRAHLS
- a CDS encoding phage holin family protein produces the protein MSKQDGLFTDGTDDFAPRADSIPLSDVDASTGQQSIGTLVSNATAQMSSLFRSELELAKTELAQEAKKGAIGGGLFGVAGTIALYSSFFFFFFLAALIAVWLPWWAAFLIVFLVMLALAAVLALVGWRKVKKIGAPKHTIDSVGELKHLVPGKAQQKLEGSQRGMYS
- the ssd gene encoding septum site-determining protein Ssd — encoded protein: MRTSEDRDRFILVAVADPIAHPEAIHIAAATGHPVVDATDDRAAAEHAQAMLRYLARAAAVIIDAPAADRFAEAAELVEGQALQARGEVFAVAADPGPAPRLSIGHTQCAGFVIPAQSPELLAAVGASVARRKEAERAVAGDSRRHRAGRDGYRGAPIALVVGFLGAGGGAGTSTLAVAVARHAARDKAVALVDAAPDSGGLDLLVGCEDRPGAHWEDLDFTHGEVPGEDLLAALPKTREKLAVLCATRSALTAHSPVDAAGLICAVRSLRAAAQVVVLDLPSTGPLVGAGVDVCDLVIVVVPAEVRAAAAAVRMCARLNARRTRSRVVVRHRQWSSLSVADVESLVDAPVIAELPTVRGVARQAELGGLSRLPRGLSRVAELVLDDVAGAAG
- a CDS encoding TlpA family protein disulfide reductase is translated as MRGRGHLVAFTIAAVLSLVVVAIAAASLLGASGDAGHAGPEGGVGNNSASSSEGGALVGSAPHDGRSTRPECPGGGVVAGVELDCLEAEARPQPTGPEQLTVANVWAWWCGPCREELPVVAELARRHPEINVVGVHADPDAAQASSLLTELGIDLPSYQDPRGAFKAGTGIPGVVPVTVLVRGDSVEKILPAAYTSVAKLERDLGLEATEDAQ
- a CDS encoding HAD family hydrolase — protein: MTSTPHGVGRSLRPRPSGRVAAFFDLDKTIIATSSTFAFGREFLHKGMITPVEALQMTLAKTTFMISGMSGEQMDTTRDQLTNLISGWQESDVRKITEETLHTVLVPTIYAEARELIRFHQQAGHDVIIVSASAEDLVRPIAQELGVYDVVATQLEVKDGRYTGEILRYNKGASKAASIAKLAQSRHYDLSASYAYTDSDTDSSMLSAVGNPVAVNPDRMLKKRALKEGWEIRTFKNPEPLFTAPTAREVGIGTGIVAAIAAVTAGGWWWSKRRDLGS
- a CDS encoding MarP family serine protease produces the protein MTAGLVVDALVVLAAISGAIAGWRQGAFSAVLSTLGVASGLVISAVVIPLLLPTTDSVGLRFLITIGVLMLLVVLGNVAGSVVGFQLRMKFSLRADSTIGAIFQAVTVLVVAWLISLPLATGLGGPVAGGVHNSRVLGAVDRATPDSWNRLPAQISALLNESGLPPLTPLEPEQAPEVEAPRIEVSDPELVESMRPSVIHVLGDATSCQRRLLGSGFVVAPDYVLTNAHVVAGTDTVRLDTMVGLRDADVVYYDPEVDLAVLHVPDLGLEPLEWASEPAVSGQDTIVMGFPASGPFEAAPARVRSKLTIAGPNIYASGRVEREAYTVRGSIREGNSGGPMTGLDGRVLGVVFGASLDESDTGYVLTAAEVNERVGDVTAYTEPVGTGECVLR
- a CDS encoding NUDIX hydrolase, with protein sequence MTPNAESKPWPGADHPGVNTELHPDAAPSWLRPLANSLVGEHPAPSAEFERRRARASAHPAPRQAREEQQSAAQQQGSARQGFRGQPSGSQAGAAVLIALAGSSPDTARVLLTHRSPGMRSHAGQIAFPGGRIDSQDVNPVDAALREAWEETGLDRAAVTPIAQLDALTVTRSARPIFPVIAHWHSPARVGVASPRETDHVFTANLAELAQASRRMTVTWRSHTGPAFRCNGYVIWGFTAAVLAGILELGGWAKPWNREPAVALEEALASSRNNEPPR